The genomic stretch CTTCGACGCCGCATGGAGGTGATACTCAAGCGCGTGTCGGAGGACGAACTCGTGCAGGAAGAGCTTGTGACCCTGCGCGACGGACGTATGGTTCTGCCCGTCAAGCTTGAACACAAGCGCCAGGTGCAGGGCTTCATCCACAGCACATCGGCGACGGGGCAGACCGTCTATATCGAACCGACCGAAACACTCGATCTCAACAACGAGATACGCGACCTGCAGTTCGCCGAGCAGCGTGAGGTGGCGAAGATACTCACCGAACTCACCGACCGGCTTCGTCCGCAGTCGTCGCCGATGCTCGACGCGCTCGTGATTTTCGGGCAGCTCGACGCGATCAATGCGCGCGCGCGGTATGCCATCGCAGTGCAGGCGTCCTTCCCGAGCGTGTCGCCCGGCGGTCCACTGGTCGTGAGCCGCGGACGCCATCCCATTCTCATGCTGCACAAAAAACACGACGCCGTTGTGCCGCTCGATCTCGAACTCGGCCACGAGGCCACGACACTGCTGATCACCGGACCGAACGCGGGCGGCAAAAGTGTCGCGATGAAGGCCGTGGGACTGTTTGCGCTGATGGTGCAGTGCGGCATTCCCGTGCCCTGCGACGAGACCAGCGCCTTCCCGGTGTATTCCGGCGTGTATGTGGACATCGGCGACGAACAGTCGGTGGAGAACGACCTCAGCACGTTCAGCTCGCATGTGCGGCGTCTTGCGGCCATCACCGCGGCGGCCGACGCGCGCAGTCTCGTGCTCATCGACGAAATAGGCACGGGCACCGATCCCGCCGAGGGAAGCGCGCTTGGCGCGGCCATACTCGAGGCGCTCACCGCGCGCGGCGCACATGTGATCGCGACCACGCATCACGGCATGCTCAAGGCCTTCGCGCATGAACATCCGCGCATGGTGAACGGCGCGATGGAATTCGACATGCAGTCGCTTGAACCGACGTACCGCTTTCATGCCGGACTGCCCGGCTCGAGCTACGCGTTCGAGATCACGAGGCGGCACGGCATGGAGCCGCGTATCATCGAACGCGCGCGTGAACTGCTCGGCACGCGCGGCGACGCGCTCGAGCATCTGCTCGGCGCGGTCGAGAAGAAGTCGCAGGAACTCCACGAGCATCTTCGCGCGGCACGCAGCGCCGAACAGAAGTACGAGGCCCTGCTGACCGAATATCAGGACAAAGTCGCCTCGCTCAAGGCCGAGGCGCGGCGCGTGAAACAGGCCGCGCTCGAGGAGGCCGAGACCCTGCTCGAGGACGCGAACGCGGCCATCGAGAGCGCCGTGCGCGACATCCGTGAATCGCAGGCCGAAAAGGAAACCGTGCGACAGGCCCGCGAACGTGTTGCGACATTTCGCGAACGTGTCGCAGCCGAAAAACCGGCGCCCGATCCGCAGCAGAAACAGGAGAAGTCCGCAGCGCCGCAGCGCGCGGGTGTGATACAGATGGGCGACACCGTCGCGATGCGCGACAATCCCTCGTCGCGCGGAACCGTGCTCGACCGGCCGAAGGACGGCTATGCGACCGTGGCTT from Ignavibacteriota bacterium encodes the following:
- a CDS encoding endonuclease MutS2; amino-acid sequence: MPDTHPYRDAAAKLELDLILQKIAAGARTVYGREAVAALEPSPIPAEVYDELERVREYRALLDADDPPPLAEIEDCRAALHRAGIPGSSIPSQDLRQILQALTAFRELNIFQTRRAERAPMLAALAAQLVVDKVLEFHIDRVVDEEGGVKDTASKELRQLRRDIIDKTGQLRRRMEVILKRVSEDELVQEELVTLRDGRMVLPVKLEHKRQVQGFIHSTSATGQTVYIEPTETLDLNNEIRDLQFAEQREVAKILTELTDRLRPQSSPMLDALVIFGQLDAINARARYAIAVQASFPSVSPGGPLVVSRGRHPILMLHKKHDAVVPLDLELGHEATTLLITGPNAGGKSVAMKAVGLFALMVQCGIPVPCDETSAFPVYSGVYVDIGDEQSVENDLSTFSSHVRRLAAITAAADARSLVLIDEIGTGTDPAEGSALGAAILEALTARGAHVIATTHHGMLKAFAHEHPRMVNGAMEFDMQSLEPTYRFHAGLPGSSYAFEITRRHGMEPRIIERARELLGTRGDALEHLLGAVEKKSQELHEHLRAARSAEQKYEALLTEYQDKVASLKAEARRVKQAALEEAETLLEDANAAIESAVRDIRESQAEKETVRQARERVATFRERVAAEKPAPDPQQKQEKSAAPQRAGVIQMGDTVAMRDNPSSRGTVLDRPKDGYATVAFGMMKMRVELRSLVAVEEKKGGERVATAMPESRPRNEIDLRGQYGDDAVRALDTYLYEAYSAGFKRVDIIHGKGTGALRKRVHDYLKDLPFVADYRLGEWNEGSTGVTVVFLKD